The Sphingobium sp. JS3065 genome includes a region encoding these proteins:
- a CDS encoding tyrosine-type recombinase/integrase, which translates to MSAWHDPDRTVVDAFLVKSQFRPGSVPTYRWFLCTFEDVARRHPAVDRQMLDAWLKEMQKRWRLSTLLNQVCIVDRFLDHLVEIGLIADNPVAALRRRYNVKQSKPIWRALASPNPDESLAALRRPAPFGSVLGDFMQDHVMLMRSRGYQYEAQAHWLLRFDRFLQARPDLAEQPLEAMIASWAAAKPTRNHAAECQKLARILTKARFRLDPTIPPKRFNPRPEREVAREHRQPHIFSPADVRRMLDTARTYPSPDAPLRPLTLYTMIMLAYCAGLRRSELAWLDLGDVDLQSSTITIRETKFYKTRILPLSDSVAVELRAYIDARRRAGGPQNPKSGLFWHAHLNDRYRPEAVTTMITNVMRRAGLKPASGRTGPRVHDLRHSMVVNRILQWYRSGINPQEKLHFLSTYMGHRDLHSTLVYITVTQDLLQEASERFRALGAPCLVTEARP; encoded by the coding sequence ATGAGCGCCTGGCACGATCCCGATCGCACCGTCGTCGACGCCTTCCTGGTAAAATCGCAGTTCCGGCCGGGAAGCGTACCGACATATCGCTGGTTCCTTTGCACCTTCGAAGATGTTGCCCGCCGGCATCCGGCGGTGGACCGGCAGATGCTCGACGCCTGGCTGAAGGAGATGCAAAAACGTTGGCGATTGTCGACGCTGCTCAATCAGGTCTGCATTGTCGACCGCTTCCTCGACCACCTCGTCGAAATCGGGCTGATCGCCGACAACCCTGTTGCTGCACTTCGCCGTCGGTACAACGTCAAGCAAAGCAAGCCGATCTGGCGGGCCTTGGCTTCCCCGAATCCCGACGAATCCTTGGCCGCGTTACGACGGCCTGCGCCCTTCGGCAGCGTGCTGGGTGACTTCATGCAAGACCATGTCATGCTGATGCGCAGCCGGGGATATCAATATGAAGCGCAGGCTCACTGGCTGCTGCGGTTCGATCGGTTCCTTCAGGCCCGTCCCGACCTCGCGGAGCAACCACTTGAGGCAATGATTGCGAGCTGGGCGGCTGCCAAGCCGACCCGCAACCACGCGGCTGAATGCCAGAAGCTGGCGCGCATCCTGACCAAGGCGCGGTTCCGCCTCGATCCGACTATCCCGCCAAAGCGCTTCAATCCCCGGCCAGAGCGGGAAGTAGCGCGGGAGCATCGGCAACCGCATATCTTCAGCCCGGCTGACGTTCGGCGTATGCTCGATACCGCACGGACTTATCCGTCGCCGGACGCTCCGCTGCGGCCGTTGACCCTCTACACCATGATCATGCTGGCCTATTGTGCCGGGCTACGGCGAAGCGAGCTGGCATGGCTCGATCTTGGTGACGTGGACCTGCAATCAAGCACGATCACGATCCGGGAAACGAAGTTCTACAAGACCAGGATCTTGCCTCTATCCGACAGTGTCGCGGTCGAACTGCGCGCGTACATCGATGCGAGGCGGCGCGCTGGCGGCCCACAGAACCCGAAATCAGGGCTGTTCTGGCATGCCCACTTAAATGACCGCTACAGGCCCGAGGCGGTTACGACAATGATTACCAACGTCATGCGCCGTGCTGGGCTCAAGCCCGCTTCGGGCCGGACCGGGCCGCGGGTCCATGACCTTCGTCACTCGATGGTGGTGAACCGCATCCTCCAGTGGTACCGGTCCGGCATTAACCCTCAGGAAAAACTGCACTTCCTCTCGACCTACATGGGGCACCGGGATCTCCACTCCACGCTGGTCTACATCACCGTCACGCAGGATCTGTTGCAGGAAGCCAGTGAACGGTTCCGCGCGCTCGGCGCCCCGTGCCTTGTCACGGAGGCGCGGCCATGA
- a CDS encoding DUF932 domain-containing protein — protein MNMIATVDRPVSGAYKVDISRGRNVSRVSSEWFSRPEDERYLSLTSLYDRVRARAEAATTRVVESRAVRVEARSDNPERLSLLVPGSDEPVAPTNWSFGQMCSLVGAPASYLRDLPAALAGINLQHGLIAHRGEQVKLLQTHDGRTELRAVTGPDYGRIWDHELVAAVMKFAGDGVGDTRWKVPGVLDWGTMRYNPYVDVSRDTTTLYASDRDVFLFLVDDTHPIEAGRLPNGDPDLYFRGFYCWNSEVGSKTLGIATFYLRAVCMNRNLWGVENFEEINIRHSKFAANRFAQQAEPALTHFADSSAVHFINGIRTARDRIVARTDEDRSSFLRNRGFSKSDTAKVVATVLDEEGHPAASLYDFVQGITAVARHKTHQDDRLDLEGKARKLMERAN, from the coding sequence ATGAACATGATCGCAACCGTCGATCGCCCGGTATCGGGCGCCTATAAGGTCGATATCAGCCGCGGCCGGAACGTCAGCCGCGTTTCCTCGGAATGGTTTTCGCGCCCCGAGGACGAACGCTATCTCTCCCTCACCAGCCTTTATGATCGCGTACGCGCCCGCGCCGAGGCGGCGACAACCCGGGTCGTCGAGAGCCGGGCCGTCCGCGTCGAGGCGCGCAGCGACAATCCCGAGCGCCTCTCACTCCTAGTACCCGGCAGCGACGAACCGGTTGCTCCCACCAACTGGTCGTTCGGCCAGATGTGCAGCCTGGTCGGCGCACCGGCCTCTTATCTGCGCGATCTGCCCGCAGCGCTCGCTGGCATCAATCTCCAGCACGGCCTGATCGCCCATCGCGGCGAGCAGGTGAAGCTGCTCCAGACACATGATGGCCGCACCGAGCTGCGGGCGGTCACCGGCCCGGACTATGGCCGGATCTGGGATCATGAGCTGGTCGCGGCGGTGATGAAATTCGCGGGCGACGGCGTCGGGGATACACGGTGGAAGGTTCCGGGCGTGCTCGACTGGGGCACGATGCGCTATAACCCTTATGTCGATGTCAGCCGTGACACGACCACCCTCTATGCCTCCGATCGCGACGTCTTCCTCTTCCTGGTGGATGATACCCATCCGATCGAAGCGGGTCGGCTGCCCAATGGCGACCCGGACCTCTATTTCCGCGGCTTCTATTGCTGGAACTCGGAAGTCGGCTCGAAGACGCTCGGCATCGCGACCTTCTATCTCCGGGCGGTGTGCATGAACCGGAATCTCTGGGGCGTCGAGAATTTCGAGGAGATCAATATCCGCCACTCGAAATTCGCTGCCAATCGGTTCGCGCAGCAGGCCGAGCCGGCGTTGACCCACTTCGCGGATTCCTCAGCCGTACATTTCATCAATGGTATCCGCACCGCGCGGGACCGCATCGTCGCGCGGACCGACGAAGATCGCTCAAGCTTCCTGCGCAACCGCGGCTTCTCCAAATCCGACACGGCCAAGGTCGTCGCCACCGTCCTCGACGAGGAAGGGCACCCCGCCGCGTCACTCTACGACTTCGTGCAGGGCATCACCGCCGTCGCGCGACACAAGACCCATCAGGACGACCGCCTCGATCTCGAGGGCAAGGCCCGGAAGCTGATGGAACGCGCCAACTGA
- a CDS encoding strawberry notch-like NTP hydrolase domain-containing protein → MLISANALSSWSSRRGWREWTGWRLGQLANAYGLAALDLDSAGFVAMACYRGFPWSVDDYFHLASAFPFRRIASLDYCTETEVAADREEVLDRISRTIRANRDCRERAADLGLLDRLMPVIQGRRPSDYERCIDALWLSIQPGTVIGVGSMCRREIAGPEGLIAVVEHLDRILPAGVTLHAFGVKGSALPYLAPFSGRIASIDSQAYGIAARRDAYRRRMSKSDALVAEHMERWTHQQLARLTEPPRRLRHQAARSCSSFPANAWEAAIRHARAEIRDLIESGDLDHDEITDAWIEQWAADIYRAPFGDRGSGREGGSGGVRARGSRSFAGEPPMTYPLFAAPAAVSEPCAKAISLLDIARLLTGRLAKGTSVSRQTLKAMMRERFGGSDAWGDWSMRDAYEALEAAQVLLALDPAIGLIDYDNPVAATAARDRLSRLLPTQSYRSERQVDLQQFSTPLHLAWLAAHAARITDADTVLEPSAGTGMLAVHARQLGAQLILNERDPLRADLLALTLDQQVSRHDAEFIHDMLDPADRPNVVLINPPFSRSEGRGRDRHAGARHLRSALLRLADGGRCVAIMSPASARDGTGSQGYDAVTSLVPARFEITINGQPYAKHGTAISIRLVIFDKGWIGETECHVVADLRGALPIVLNVPPRLDAGEPPLPPVAVEQFGPARPLLAAPARAGSLFARVEPLRPITPPPAPMIAGEPELLAYEALATPPAAGEQIGIYVPWRLARMAFTDANPHPDQLVESVAMSSILPPLPSYRPMLPPRAVSALSEAQLETVIYAGQAFARDLPGRFVPNQAGTLLTPDTDGHIYRLGFMVGDGTGVGKGQQIAACILDRWCRGQRRAIWISKSSALLEDARRDWSALGGMAIDIQPLDAFAFGTPITMDSGILFLTFATLRSQRDDAQSRLQQLLAWLGEDFDGVIAIDEAHELANAAGTDTQYGTQKGSEQGLAGVRLQNLLPRACILYNSATGATDPANLCYTSRLGLWGQGSAFDTREAFMTAIGSGGIAAMEIVARDLKALGLYTARALTFCGVEYDPLEHKLTHDQIAVYDAYADAWAVLWRAAHKIAYREEAVMRRSAA, encoded by the coding sequence ATGCTGATATCCGCCAATGCCCTATCTTCCTGGTCCAGCCGACGCGGTTGGCGCGAATGGACCGGATGGCGGCTCGGGCAACTCGCCAATGCTTATGGCCTTGCCGCGCTCGACCTCGACAGCGCCGGATTCGTGGCAATGGCCTGCTACCGCGGCTTCCCCTGGAGCGTGGACGACTATTTTCATCTCGCCAGCGCCTTTCCGTTCCGGCGCATTGCGAGTCTCGATTATTGCACCGAAACGGAAGTCGCCGCCGATCGCGAGGAGGTTCTCGACCGCATCTCGCGGACGATCCGCGCTAACCGGGACTGCCGCGAGCGTGCCGCCGATTTGGGGTTACTCGATCGCCTGATGCCTGTGATCCAAGGACGGCGCCCGAGCGATTATGAGCGCTGTATCGACGCGCTTTGGCTGTCGATTCAGCCGGGAACGGTCATCGGCGTGGGTAGCATGTGCCGCCGCGAGATCGCCGGACCTGAAGGCCTCATTGCCGTCGTCGAGCATCTCGACCGCATTCTGCCAGCCGGTGTCACCCTTCACGCTTTCGGCGTCAAAGGGTCGGCACTGCCTTATCTTGCCCCATTTTCCGGGCGGATCGCGTCGATCGACAGCCAGGCCTATGGCATCGCAGCACGACGGGATGCCTATCGGCGCCGGATGTCCAAGTCGGACGCGCTGGTCGCCGAGCATATGGAACGATGGACGCATCAGCAGCTCGCCCGCCTCACCGAACCTCCCCGTCGCCTTCGACACCAAGCTGCCAGATCCTGTTCGAGCTTTCCCGCGAACGCTTGGGAGGCGGCCATTCGGCACGCCCGAGCGGAGATTCGCGACCTGATCGAAAGCGGAGACCTCGATCATGACGAAATCACCGATGCGTGGATCGAGCAATGGGCGGCAGACATCTACCGCGCGCCGTTCGGGGATCGGGGATCGGGGAGGGAAGGGGGAAGCGGCGGGGTGAGGGCCAGGGGCTCTCGATCATTTGCTGGAGAACCGCCCATGACCTATCCGCTCTTCGCCGCGCCTGCCGCGGTGTCCGAACCGTGCGCCAAGGCAATCTCGCTCCTCGACATCGCCAGGCTCCTCACGGGCCGTCTCGCCAAGGGGACAAGCGTCTCCCGCCAGACGCTCAAAGCCATGATGCGCGAGCGCTTCGGCGGTTCGGACGCCTGGGGCGATTGGTCGATGCGTGACGCCTATGAGGCGCTCGAGGCCGCCCAGGTGCTGCTCGCCCTCGATCCCGCGATTGGCCTTATCGACTATGACAACCCTGTCGCCGCGACCGCCGCACGCGACCGCCTTTCCCGATTGCTGCCGACCCAGAGTTATCGCAGCGAGCGCCAGGTCGACCTGCAGCAATTCTCCACGCCGTTGCATCTGGCGTGGCTCGCCGCCCATGCTGCCCGGATCACCGACGCTGATACGGTGCTTGAACCGTCGGCCGGCACCGGCATGCTCGCCGTTCATGCGCGGCAGCTTGGCGCCCAACTGATCCTCAACGAGCGCGACCCGCTGCGCGCCGATCTTCTGGCACTGACCCTCGACCAGCAGGTCAGCCGCCACGATGCCGAATTCATCCATGACATGCTCGATCCCGCCGATCGCCCCAACGTCGTGCTGATCAATCCTCCCTTCTCACGCAGCGAGGGCCGAGGCCGGGATCGTCATGCCGGCGCGCGTCATCTTCGTTCCGCCTTGTTGCGCCTTGCCGACGGCGGTCGCTGCGTCGCGATCATGTCGCCTGCCTCTGCCCGCGATGGCACGGGATCGCAGGGCTATGACGCCGTCACGTCGCTTGTCCCAGCGCGGTTCGAGATCACGATCAACGGGCAGCCCTATGCCAAGCATGGCACCGCGATCTCGATCAGGCTGGTGATCTTCGACAAGGGCTGGATCGGCGAAACCGAATGTCACGTCGTCGCCGATCTGCGCGGCGCGCTGCCGATCGTCCTCAACGTGCCGCCGCGCCTGGATGCCGGCGAACCGCCACTGCCGCCCGTGGCGGTCGAGCAGTTCGGGCCGGCCAGACCGTTACTGGCAGCCCCGGCGCGCGCCGGCAGCCTGTTTGCGCGCGTTGAGCCACTCCGGCCTATAACGCCACCTCCAGCGCCGATGATCGCCGGTGAGCCGGAACTTCTTGCCTACGAAGCGCTGGCCACGCCGCCGGCCGCCGGTGAGCAGATCGGCATCTATGTCCCCTGGCGGCTCGCCCGCATGGCTTTCACCGACGCTAATCCCCATCCTGACCAACTTGTCGAATCCGTGGCAATGTCGTCGATCCTGCCGCCGCTGCCATCCTATCGGCCGATGCTGCCGCCGCGTGCTGTGTCGGCGCTGTCGGAAGCCCAACTCGAGACCGTGATCTATGCCGGGCAGGCCTTCGCCCGCGATCTGCCCGGCCGCTTCGTGCCCAACCAGGCCGGCACCCTCCTCACGCCCGACACCGACGGCCACATCTATCGGCTCGGCTTCATGGTCGGTGACGGAACCGGGGTCGGGAAAGGCCAGCAGATCGCCGCCTGCATTCTTGATCGCTGGTGCCGCGGCCAGCGCCGCGCGATCTGGATTTCCAAGAGCAGCGCGCTGCTCGAAGACGCGCGACGCGACTGGAGCGCGCTCGGCGGCATGGCGATCGACATCCAGCCGCTTGATGCCTTCGCGTTCGGTACGCCGATCACGATGGACAGCGGCATCCTGTTCCTGACCTTCGCGACGCTCCGCTCTCAGCGCGACGACGCACAATCCCGCCTGCAACAGCTTCTCGCCTGGCTTGGCGAGGATTTCGACGGGGTCATTGCTATCGACGAGGCCCATGAACTCGCCAATGCCGCCGGCACCGACACACAATATGGCACCCAGAAAGGCTCCGAACAGGGGCTGGCAGGTGTGCGGCTGCAGAACCTGCTGCCGCGCGCCTGTATCCTCTATAACAGTGCCACCGGCGCCACCGATCCCGCCAATCTTTGTTATACGAGCCGGCTAGGTTTGTGGGGGCAGGGCTCTGCCTTCGACACCCGCGAAGCGTTCATGACGGCGATCGGCAGCGGCGGGATCGCGGCCATGGAGATTGTCGCGCGCGACCTGAAGGCGCTTGGCCTCTATACGGCACGCGCACTTACCTTCTGCGGCGTCGAATATGATCCCCTCGAACACAAGCTCACGCACGATCAGATTGCCGTCTATGATGCCTATGCCGACGCTTGGGCGGTTTTATGGCGAGCTGCGCATAAGATCGCTTATCGCGAGGAAGCGGTAATGCGGAGGAGCGCGGCGTAA
- a CDS encoding site-specific integrase: MLKLHDELITELSNSLTTQNYNPVVVANHRLYARAFLDYLAECDIQVETVTPQQVDQYFGYAVQDFEIQYGRPPSARWHMLPRTAIAKLLRLAQGNWPPDAEMIGPDDEHRHEICREYEAWLREERGLASASIAALMWEARNFLRWQFDRAGAASLETLSIVDIDLYMDMRAPGLRRKSLADVAERLRSVVRHLHRTGRIPTDLTPHIIGPMLYAYEDVPSTLERSQIAAVLATTQEDRSPRGLRDYAILQLLATYGLREGEICRLRLDDVDWRAESLRICHTKTNAYSYMPLMVTVGEALLDYLRLGRPQVEVREIFVRSCAPYIAMTNLYGMIRGRLAAAGVVPAGKRGPHVFRHARAVEMLRASVPQKIIGDVLGHRSTESTNTYLKLATDDLRAVALEVPGMEVLS; the protein is encoded by the coding sequence ATGTTGAAGTTGCATGACGAGTTGATCACCGAACTCTCGAATTCGCTCACCACACAGAATTACAATCCCGTGGTCGTGGCGAACCACCGTCTCTACGCCCGCGCGTTTCTCGATTATCTGGCCGAGTGCGATATACAGGTCGAGACTGTGACGCCGCAGCAGGTCGATCAGTATTTTGGCTATGCGGTTCAGGATTTTGAGATCCAGTACGGTCGGCCTCCCAGTGCGCGTTGGCACATGTTGCCCCGCACCGCGATCGCCAAGCTCCTCCGGCTTGCTCAAGGCAATTGGCCCCCGGACGCAGAAATGATCGGTCCCGATGACGAGCATCGACATGAAATTTGCCGCGAATACGAGGCATGGCTGCGCGAGGAGCGCGGTTTGGCAAGCGCGTCCATTGCGGCGCTGATGTGGGAGGCGCGAAACTTCCTGCGATGGCAGTTCGACCGGGCCGGTGCCGCCAGCCTCGAAACGTTGAGCATCGTGGACATCGATCTCTACATGGACATGCGCGCGCCTGGTTTACGGCGCAAATCATTGGCCGATGTCGCTGAGCGTCTCCGTTCGGTGGTTCGCCATCTGCATCGGACGGGTCGCATCCCGACCGATCTGACGCCACACATCATCGGCCCCATGCTCTATGCCTACGAAGATGTGCCGTCGACGCTGGAAAGGAGCCAAATCGCCGCGGTTCTGGCGACAACGCAGGAGGACAGATCGCCACGCGGACTACGCGATTATGCGATACTTCAGCTGCTTGCCACGTATGGGCTGCGCGAAGGTGAGATATGCCGCCTTCGGCTCGATGACGTGGACTGGCGCGCAGAATCCCTCCGGATCTGCCACACCAAGACCAACGCGTACTCGTACATGCCGCTAATGGTGACTGTTGGTGAAGCGCTGCTGGATTATCTGCGCCTTGGGCGGCCCCAGGTTGAAGTGCGGGAAATCTTCGTCCGATCCTGCGCACCCTATATCGCAATGACGAACCTGTACGGCATGATCCGCGGTCGGTTGGCCGCCGCAGGCGTAGTGCCAGCAGGAAAGCGGGGGCCGCATGTCTTCCGCCACGCACGTGCGGTCGAAATGCTGCGGGCATCGGTCCCGCAAAAGATCATCGGCGACGTGCTCGGGCATCGATCCACCGAATCCACCAATACTTATCTCAAACTGGCAACAGATGATCTCCGAGCCGTGGCACTCGAGGTGCCTGGAATGGAGGTGCTGTCATGA
- a CDS encoding site-specific integrase has product MRKGNPLPALLRAFFQEWLAEQRSASIHTIRSYRDTWRLLLRFVAERKGCGVARLTLTDVSAGEVRAFLHHTEHGRKTTIGTRNCRLAAIRSFFSFVADKNPEYIAQCSEVLAVPLKREPTSAPCYLEPEEVEAILAQPNRSTLEGLRDHVLLSFLYNSGARIQEALDLCPEAIRFDAPNFVRLYGKGRKERICPLWPETVALLRKLLERQPRAPDERIFVNRYGEPLGASGVRFKLNAYVEQAAKSTLTLQSKHVTPHSFRHATAVHLVAAGVDITVIRSWLGHVSLDTTNHYAQANLETKRKALEQVGAPAASNVPPSWKRDANLMGWLDTL; this is encoded by the coding sequence ATGAGGAAAGGCAATCCATTGCCCGCGTTGTTGCGGGCGTTCTTCCAGGAGTGGCTGGCCGAGCAGCGCAGCGCGTCAATCCACACGATCCGCTCTTATCGCGACACCTGGCGGCTGCTGCTTCGGTTCGTCGCGGAGCGAAAAGGCTGCGGGGTCGCGCGGCTGACGCTCACCGACGTCTCGGCCGGCGAGGTGCGCGCGTTCCTTCATCATACCGAGCATGGCCGCAAGACCACGATCGGCACGCGGAACTGCCGACTGGCCGCCATCCGCAGCTTCTTCAGCTTCGTGGCGGACAAGAATCCGGAATACATCGCGCAGTGCTCAGAGGTCCTGGCTGTTCCGTTGAAGCGGGAGCCCACCTCCGCGCCGTGCTACCTCGAGCCCGAGGAGGTCGAGGCCATCCTCGCCCAGCCCAACCGATCGACACTCGAAGGGCTGCGCGACCATGTACTGCTCTCGTTCCTCTATAACAGTGGCGCGCGAATCCAAGAGGCGCTTGACCTCTGTCCCGAAGCAATCCGGTTCGATGCACCGAACTTCGTGCGTCTTTACGGCAAGGGGCGCAAGGAACGCATCTGCCCGCTCTGGCCAGAAACCGTGGCATTGCTCAGGAAGCTACTGGAGCGACAGCCGCGTGCGCCCGATGAGCGGATCTTCGTCAATCGATACGGTGAACCGCTAGGGGCGTCAGGGGTGCGGTTCAAGCTCAACGCCTACGTGGAACAAGCCGCGAAATCGACGCTGACCCTCCAGTCAAAACACGTTACGCCTCACAGCTTCCGGCACGCGACCGCCGTCCACCTCGTTGCCGCCGGGGTCGATATCACCGTCATCCGCAGTTGGCTCGGGCACGTCAGTCTCGATACGACCAATCACTATGCTCAGGCCAATCTGGAGACCAAACGAAAGGCGCTGGAACAGGTTGGCGCCCCGGCGGCGAGCAACGTGCCACCTTCGTGGAAGCGAGATGCCAATCTGATGGGATGGCTCGACACCCTATAG
- a CDS encoding strawberry notch C-terminal domain-containing protein, producing the protein MNGRALNAQAKGSALSRFESAKQRFFGQLLIAMKLPTVIGAIEADVAEGRHAIVQLVTTAEAMLDRRLAGLSADERAQLDIELSPREYMIDYLKSAFPTRMMRVFKGSDGEPRSELMVDEDGYPVHSQVALQARDDLIERLCAMPAIPAALDELIRHFGTDAVAEVTGRTRRLVIDGSGRQQVERRTARSNIVESDAFMSGRKAILAFSDAGGTGRSYHADRNCPTADRRRVHYLLEPGWRASSAIQGLGRSNRTNQLSAPIFRPVTTDCRGERRFISTIARRLDSLGALTRGQRQTGGQNLFDPADNLESDYARDALSQWYRLLYLGKLTSVTLDDFSLMTGLKLVDQNGGGLLETLPPIQRWLNRLLALRIGTQNAIFEEYMALIQARIDAARDAGTLDVGVETIKAERIVPLEEQILRRDPVTGAETRLCRIELHHRRRATAFERLMETWSGAKEIAFLKNGRSGRIALRVPSWSILDNDGQSIQVWELIRPVGSERIRQSALAESHWREIDMAGFRTAWEAECADIATRIDVETINIATGLLLPVWNRLPDDDVRVWRISDAQGNSMLGRIVSPAGFEKLAQAFGVTMAIALSPTEIVAAARGSDGVAIPELPGARLQRSYVNDEARLEIKSFPPAKREWLKSLGCFTEIIAYKTRLFVPTNRAEDILVAISANATP; encoded by the coding sequence ATGAACGGACGGGCGCTCAATGCCCAGGCCAAGGGCTCGGCGTTGTCCCGGTTCGAAAGTGCTAAGCAGCGGTTTTTCGGCCAGTTACTGATTGCCATGAAGCTGCCGACCGTCATTGGTGCGATCGAGGCGGATGTTGCTGAAGGGCGCCATGCCATCGTCCAGTTGGTCACCACGGCCGAGGCGATGCTGGACCGTCGTCTGGCGGGCCTCTCCGCCGACGAGCGCGCGCAACTCGATATCGAACTATCCCCGCGCGAATATATGATCGACTATCTGAAATCCGCTTTCCCCACGCGGATGATGCGCGTCTTCAAGGGCTCCGATGGCGAACCCCGTTCCGAGTTGATGGTCGATGAGGATGGCTACCCTGTCCATAGTCAGGTCGCCCTCCAGGCGCGTGACGACCTGATCGAGCGCCTATGTGCCATGCCGGCCATCCCCGCCGCGCTCGACGAACTGATCCGTCACTTCGGCACCGACGCAGTCGCCGAGGTGACTGGCCGGACGCGGCGCCTGGTGATCGACGGCAGCGGGCGACAGCAGGTCGAACGCCGGACCGCGCGCAGTAATATTGTCGAATCCGACGCCTTCATGTCCGGCCGCAAGGCGATCCTTGCCTTCTCGGATGCCGGTGGGACGGGGCGCAGCTATCACGCCGATCGCAACTGTCCGACGGCCGACCGCCGCCGCGTCCATTATCTGCTCGAACCGGGTTGGCGCGCCTCCAGCGCAATCCAGGGTCTGGGGCGATCCAACCGAACCAACCAGCTCAGCGCGCCGATCTTCCGCCCGGTGACGACAGACTGCCGGGGCGAACGGCGCTTCATCAGCACGATCGCCCGACGCCTCGACAGTCTTGGCGCGCTCACCCGGGGGCAGCGGCAGACCGGGGGCCAGAACCTTTTCGATCCGGCGGACAATCTTGAGAGCGATTATGCGAGAGATGCTTTAAGCCAATGGTATCGCTTGCTCTATCTGGGGAAACTCACCAGCGTCACACTCGACGATTTTTCGCTTATGACCGGACTCAAGCTCGTCGATCAGAATGGCGGCGGCCTGCTCGAAACTTTGCCCCCGATACAACGCTGGCTCAACCGGCTGCTGGCGCTGCGGATCGGCACCCAAAATGCGATCTTCGAGGAGTATATGGCGCTGATCCAGGCCCGCATCGATGCCGCGCGCGATGCTGGGACCCTCGATGTCGGCGTCGAGACGATCAAGGCTGAGCGGATCGTGCCGCTCGAAGAGCAGATCCTTCGCCGCGATCCGGTGACCGGCGCCGAGACCAGGCTCTGCCGTATCGAGCTTCATCATCGGCGCCGCGCGACTGCCTTTGAACGTCTCATGGAGACTTGGTCCGGGGCGAAGGAAATCGCGTTCCTGAAAAATGGCCGCTCGGGCCGGATCGCGCTACGGGTGCCTTCCTGGTCGATCCTCGACAATGACGGGCAATCCATTCAGGTCTGGGAGCTGATCCGTCCCGTCGGCTCCGAGCGCATTCGTCAGTCAGCGCTCGCAGAGAGCCATTGGCGCGAGATCGACATGGCCGGCTTTCGCACTGCTTGGGAGGCGGAATGCGCGGACATCGCCACGCGGATCGACGTCGAGACCATCAACATCGCCACGGGGCTGCTCTTGCCAGTCTGGAACCGGTTGCCCGATGACGATGTCCGTGTCTGGCGGATCTCCGATGCCCAGGGCAATTCGATGTTGGGCAGGATCGTCTCGCCCGCTGGTTTCGAGAAGCTTGCACAGGCGTTCGGCGTGACCATGGCTATCGCCCTGTCGCCGACCGAAATCGTCGCAGCGGCCCGCGGCAGCGACGGCGTCGCAATCCCCGAACTTCCGGGCGCACGCCTTCAGCGTTCCTATGTCAACGATGAGGCGCGGCTGGAGATCAAAAGCTTCCCGCCCGCTAAACGCGAATGGTTGAAGTCGCTCGGCTGCTTCACCGAGATCATCGCCTACAAGACGCGCCTGTTCGTTCCGACCAATCGTGCCGAGGATATCCTCGTGGCAATTTCCGCAAACGCCACTCCCTGA